One Vespa velutina chromosome 12, iVesVel2.1, whole genome shotgun sequence DNA window includes the following coding sequences:
- the LOC124953414 gene encoding uncharacterized protein LOC124953414: MDRIEFITPWVQSRAHVEHIHKWKHIGVSSKPFAPRHSITFFNNKKQEKRITETVSAYDRLHKYEDFDPRKPRAECTSPSLIWSEIYQENKHHIVPMITNHWYGRPNREQIDYPDKSLCRASQIREFYRRNDLNLVADVIREYQMCYN, from the exons ATGGATCGGATCGAATTTATCACGCCGTGGGTTCAATCGAGAGCTCACGTGGAACATATTCATAAATGGAAACATATCGGT gtTAGTTCGAAACCATTCGCACCACGTCactcgattacattttttaataataaaaagcaagaaaagagaataaccGAGACAGTTTCGGCATACGATCGATTGCACAAATACGAAGATTTCGATCCACGAAAGCCACGAGCCGAATGTACAAGTCCTTCTTTGATTTGGTCGGAGATTTACCAAGAGAACAAACATCATATCGTCCCGATGATCACTAATCACTGGTACGGTCGTCCGAATCGTGAACAGATCGATTATCCCGATAAGTCTTTGTGTCGTGCCTCGCAAATACGTGAATTCTATCGGCGTAATGATCTCAACTTGGTCGCCGATGTTATAAGAGAATATCAAATGTGTTATAATTGA